The Anopheles coluzzii chromosome 2, AcolN3, whole genome shotgun sequence genome window below encodes:
- the LOC120961222 gene encoding DNA-directed RNA polymerase III subunit RPC1: MPKEQFREADVIKKISHVSFNIDSPQQIQQEAHIHVVAKNLYNQNADRTPVAYGVLDRRMGVSQKDATCETCKKGLNDCVGHFGYIDLALPVFHVGHFRATITILQSICKVCSRVMLKEEEKKNFSTRLVNPNLSYLAKKSIHSQVLKKAKKNTKCPYCNSLNGPVKKGPGLMKIVHEPFRGKKPSDPLVTHALHEMQAAVESNRELAQTVVGPSSLSKELNAVEVLDLFRNIPKSDVPLLGMTSTYSNPADLIVTRVFVPPVCIRPSVVSEVKAGTTEDDLTMKQSEILLISDVITKHMMTNGKIELIQEDWDYLQLHCALYFNSELSGIPLSLMPKKPTRGIVQRLKGKQGRFRGNLSGKRVDFSARTVISPDPNLMIHQVGVPDRVAKILTFPEKVNSANITRMRQLIRNGTEKHPGANYVQQKGSAFKKYLAYGNRDKVAQDLKCGDIVERHLIDGDVVLFNRQPSLHKLSIMCHVAKVQPQRTFRFNECACTPYNADFDGDEMNLHLPQTEEARAEALVLMGNKSNLVTPRNGELLIAATQDFITGGYLLTQKDQFLTLEQVMQLAACMLSGPDSNMVIDLPRPAILKPRKLWTGKQIFSLILKPNSQSCVNANLYTKGRNYTRDNDMCVKDSWVIIRNSQLLCGAMDKGTLGSGTKNCIFYVILRDFGEEYAIKSMWRLARMASYFMMNHGFSFGIGDVTPSRKLLEEKQKLLENGYRKCDEYIAEMKKGTLQCQPGCTAEQTLEAVMLKELSSIRELAAKACFRELHPTNSALIMAQSGSKGSNINISQMIACVGQQAINGKRVPNGFEDRALPHFEKFSKIPAARGFVQNSFYSGLTPTEFFFHTMAGREGLVDTAVKTAETGYLQRRLVKCLEDLVVQYDGTVRNAIGEVVEFSYGADGLDPVYMEVKNKPVDIERQFMHVRNMLPCRDEIPLRGEEVLSEGERILSTPQFSNCRQDFRKECLDFLEKFGRRLCTLQRLYRNGPRVTTEVQRTTAGQLEEFLLQVRNKYNKAVTEPGTAVGALAAQSIGEPGTQMTLKTFHFAGVASMNITQGVPRIVEIINATKAISTPIITAEIENNTNMEFARKVKARIEKTTLGEISSYIEEVYKMNECFLLIKLDLGRIRVLGLEVNADTIRYSICTSKLKLKQENVEVYGPSLIIIRPDSSKHSHSLNAELQRLITAIPNVVVAGLPQVSRAVIAVDDSRGTPKYRLCVEGCGLRDVMGTYGVIGNRTKSNNILEVYQTLGIEAARTTIMTEITEVMEGHGMSVDHRHIMLLSGQMTSRGEVLGITRHGLAKMRESVFNLASFEKTADHLFDAAYYGQTDSVDGVSERIILGMPASIGTGLFKLIHNHSNTQLESISCPIFNVV; this comes from the exons ATGCCTAAAGAACAGTTCCGTGAAGCGgatgtgataaaaaaaat TTCCCACGTATCGTTCAATATCGACAGTCCCCAGCAGATTCAACAGGAGGCACACATTCATGTCGTAGCAAAGAATCTCTACAACCAAAATGCAGACCGAACTCCAGTGGCGTATGGAGTATTAGACAGACGTATGGGAGTGAGCCAAAAAGACGCCACTTGCGAAACATGCAAAAAAGGATTAAATGACTGTGTGGGACACTTTGGGTACATCGATCTGGCGTTACCAGTATTTCACGTTGGACACTTTCGAGCCACAATTACAATCCTCCAATCAATATGTAAAGTATGTTCGCGAGTGATgttgaaagaagaagaaaagaaaaatttcAGCACTCGGTTGGTAAATCCCAACTTGTCATACCTTGCGAAGAAATCTATCCATAGCCAAGTtttaaaaaaggcaaaaaaaaataccaaatgTCCCTATTGCAACAGTCTTAACGGCCCTGTGAAAAAAGGCCCGGGTCTAATGAAAATAGTGCATGAACCGTTTCGGGGAAAGAAACCATCTGATCCACTGGTCACACATGCGCTACATGAGATGCAAGCCGCAGTTGAATCGAATCGTGAGCTTGCCCAAACCGTCGTGGGACCATCTTCGTTGTCCAAGGAACTGAATGCGGTAGAAGTTTTGGATCTTTTCAGAAACATACCAAAGAGCGATGTCCCACTGCTTGGTATGACATCTACGTACTCCAACCCGGCCGATCTAATTGTGACGCGAGTGTTCGTACCGCCGGTGTGCATTAGACCTTCCGTAGTGTCAGAAGTAAAAGCAGGCACTACTGAAGACGATTTAACTATGAAACAGAGCGAGATATTACTCATCAGTGACGTCATTACAAAGCATATGATGACTAATGGTAAAATAGAACTTATTCAAGAAGATTGGGACTACTTGCAACTTCATTGTGCACTGTATTTCAACAGTGAGCTCTCTGGCATTCCACTTTCGCTTATG CCGAAGAAACCTACGCGTGGAATTGTCCAACGGTTGAAAGGTAAACAAGGCCGGTTTCGGGGTAATCTGTCTGGAAAACGAGTTGATTTTTCAGCACGTACCGTTATTTCACCTGATCCTAATTTGATGATCCACCAAGTGGGCGTACCGGACCGTGTGGCAAAAATTCTAACCTTTCCCGAGAAAGTGAATTCGGCCAACATAACG CGAATGCGACAACTAATCCGCAACGGCACGGAAAAACATCCGGGAGCAAACTATGTTCAACAAAAAGGTAGTGCGTTCAAAAAATACTTAGCGTATGGCAATCGCGACAAAGTGGCACAGGACCTGAAGTGCGGTGATATTGTAGAACGACACCTTATTGACGGCGATGTTGTCCTGTTTAATCGTCAACCGAGCCTGCACAAATTAAGCATTATGTGTCACGTGGCAAAGGTTCAACCGCAACGAACGTTTCGCTTCAATGAATGTGCCTGCACTCCGTATAATGCTGATTTTGATGGTGATGAAATGAATCTGCACCTACCCCAAACTGAAGAGGCTCGCGCTGAAGCGCTTGTACTGATGGGCAACAAATCTAATTTGGTGACTCCACGCAACGGAGAGCTGCTGATCGCGGCAACGCAAGATTTCATCACTGGTGGATATCTACTGACACAGAAAGATCAATTCCTCACGCTTGAACAGGTCATGCAGTTAGCCGCCTGCATGTTATCCGGGCCAGACTCAAACATGGTGATTGATTTGCCAAGACCAGCTATTCTTAAACCACGAAAATTATGGACCGGGAAACAAATATTCAGTCTCATCCTCAAACCAAATAGTCAGTCCTGTGTAAACGCGAACCTGTATACCAAAGGACGCAACTACACTAGAGACAACGATATGTGTGTAAAGGATTCTTGGGTTATAATACGAAACTCGCAATTGTTGTGTGGTGCAATGGACAAAGGTACACTTGGTTCGGGTACAAAAAATTGTATATTCTATGTAATTTTGCGTGATTTTGGCGAAGAATATGCCATTAAATCGATGTGGCGCTTAGCACGGATGGCATCGTACTTTATGATGAACCATGGGTTTTCATTTGGTATCGGCGACGTAACACCGAGTCGGAAGCTGCTtgaggaaaaacaaaagcttttaGAAAATGGATATCGAAAATGTGATGAATATATTGCAGAAATGAAGAAGGGAACGTTGCAGTGTCAGCCGGGTTGCACGGCAGAGCAAACTCTCGAAGCGGTTATGCTAAAGGAACTGTCTAGTATCCGCGAGCTTGCAGCAAAGGCTTGCTTCAGAGAGCTACATCCGACAAACAGTGCACTCATCATGGCGCAATCGGGCTCGAAGGGATCGAACATAAATATCTCTCAAATGATTGCCTGTGTTGGACAACAAGCCATCAACGGCAAAAGAGTACCGAACGGATTCGAGGACCGAGCGTTGCCTCAttttgaaaagtttt CCAAAATTCCTGCTGCTCGTGGTTTCGTACAGAACAGCTTTTATTCCGGTTTAACACCAACGGAATTCTTTTTTCATACCATGGCTGGCCGAGAGGGTCTGGTTGATACTGCAGTGAAAACAGCCGAAACGGGTTACTTGCAGCGACGTTTGGTAAAGTGCCTTGAAGATTTAGTAGTACAATATGACGGAACAGTACGGAACGCTATTGGGGAGGTAGTCGAATTTTCATACGGTGCTGATGGCTTGGATCCGGTTTACATGGAAGTGAAGAACAAACCGGTGGATATTGAAAGACAGTTTATGCATGTGCGAAACATGCTTCCATGCCGCGATGAGATTCCTTTACGAGGGGAGGAAGTGCTAAGCGAAGGAGAACGCATTCTATCCACACCACAATTTTCTAACTGCCGTCAAGATTTTCGCAAGGAATGTTT AGATTTTCTGGAAAAATTCGGCAGACGTTTGTGTACACTGCAACGGCTTTATCGTAACGGTCCAAGGGTAACGACGGAAGTTCAGCGGACCACAGCTGGTCAATTGGAAGAATTCTTGTTGCAAGTACGAAATAAATACAACAAGGCCGTAACCGAACCAGGAACAGCCGTAGGTGCATTGGCGGCTCAAAGTATAGGTGAACCCGGTACGCAAATGACACTGAAAACGTTCCATTTTGCTGGAGTTGCATCAATGAACATCACGCAGGGAGTGCCTCGTATTGTCGAGATTATTAACGCTACTAAAGCCATTTCTACACCAATAATAACAGCGGAGATcgaaaacaacaccaacatGGAGTTCGCTCGCAAAGTAAAGGCTCGTATTGAAAAAACGACACTGGGAGAAATTTCGTCCTATATCGAGGAGGTGTATAAAATGAATGAGTGTTTTCTTCTCATTAAGCTCGACCTTGGTCGCATTAGAGTGCTGGGCTTGGAAGTTAATGCTGACACCATACGCTACTC AATTTGCACATCAAAACTAAAGCTGAAGCAAGAGAATGTGGAAGTATATGGACCATCACTCATTATCATTCGGCCTGACAGCAGCAAGCACAGCCACAGCTTGAATGCGGAACTGCAACGGCTCATCACAGCAATACCAAACGTAGTGGTTGCCGGATTACCGCAAGTATCTCGCGCAGTTATAGCCGTCGATGATTCCCGCGGCACGCCCAAGTATCGATTATGCGTGGAAGGATGTGGGTTACGTGATGTAATGGGCACATACGGAGTGATCGGAAACAGAACTAAGAGTAACAACATTTTGGAGGTGTACCAAACGCTAGGTATTGAAGCAGCGCGGACTACCATTATGACTGAAATTACTGAAGTAATGGAGGGGCATGGTATGAGCGTAGATCATCGACACATCATGCTACTTTCTGGCCAGATGACATCGAGGGGTGAAGTGCTTGGAATCACCCGTCACGGTCTTGCGAAAATGCGCGAGTCCGTGTTTAACCTTGCATCG TTTGAAAAAACAGCGGATCATTTGTTTGATGCTGCGTACTATGGCCAAACGGATTCAGTGGATGGCGTTTCGGAGCGTATCATATTGGGAATGCCTGCATCAATTGGTACCGGATTATTCAAACTAATTCATAAtcacagcaacacacaactTGAGTCGATTAGTTGTCCTATTTTTAATGTGGTGTAA
- the LOC120948827 gene encoding CXXC-type zinc finger protein 1-like has translation MSEQKKRKKKSKEEIAKEFDLPERKSKIATIYKQDGQAYCLCRSSDSSRFMICCDACEEWYHGDCINVSEKEAKHIKHYYCQRCKEEDPSLQTVFRLVPAPGPIPLPEEKKPKKKKKETPIGGSSEKRCGSCDGCLAENCGNCEGCLGLTKNGRKQRCDMRFCSNSSTRKKDRAAIKAGGRNKKRKRSVTPEVFCNPALEGERQCYGPGCIMTARPQSKYCSDECGMKLATSRIYQVLPQRIQEWSLSPAVGEEQNKRALESIRMKQAIVRATLAELDKRHAELDLLVERAKRCTLDPNALENADLEDEMSMYCITCGHEIHSKTAIRHMEKCFNKYESQASFGSIFKTRIDGNSMFCDFYNPASKTYCKRLRVLCPEHCKDPKINDTDVCGCPLVRNVFELTGEFCRAPKKSCFKHYVWEKIRRAEIDLERVRQWLKMDELVEQERLIRQAMASRAGVLGLMLHSTYNHEIMEKLCAGKF, from the exons ATGAgtgaacaaaagaaaagaaagaaaaaatcc AAAGAGGAAATAGCTAAGGAATTCGACTTGCCTGAAAGGAAAAGCAAGATTGCCACTATTTACAAACAAGATGGACAAGCTTACTGCTTGTGTAGATCTTCCGATTCTTCGCGATTCATGAT TTGTTGCGATGCATGCGAAGAATGGTACCATGGAGATTGTATTAATGTGTCAGAAAAGGAAGCCAAGCATATCAAACATTACTACTGTCAGCGATGCAAAGAAGAAGACCCTTCGTTACAGACCGTTTTCCGCTTGGTCCCAGCGCCTGGTCCAATCCCGCTTccggaggaaaaaaaacctaaaaagaaaaagaaggaaactCCCATTGGTGGTTCATCTGAGAAGCGTTGCGGTAGCTGCGACGGTTGCCTTGCCGAAAATTGTGGTAACTGTGAAGGTTGTTTGGGTCTCACTAAGAACGGCCGAAAGCAGCGTTGCGATATGCGTTTTTGCAGCAACTCAAGTACCCGGAAGAAGGACCGAGCAGCTATAAAAGCGggaggaagaaacaaaaagcgaaaacGGTCCGTTACTCCAGAGGTTTTTTGTAACCCTGCATTGGAAGGCGAACGACAATGCTACGGTCCCGGGTGTATTATGACCGCCCGACCTCAATCAAAATACTGTTCGGATGAATGTGGCATGAAGTTAGCAACGAGCCGAATCTATCAGGTTTTACCGCAACGTATTCAAGAGTGGTCTCTTAGCCCAGCTGTTGGCgaagaacaaaacaagagGGCACTTGAATCAATTCGCATGAAGCAAGCGATAGTTAGAGCTACTCTAGCAGAACTGGATAAACGACATGCTGAGTTGGACCTGCTGGTTGAACGTGCAAAGAGGTGCACGTTGGATCCAAATGCATTGGAAAATGCTGATTTGGAGGATGAAATGTCAATGTACTGCATAACGTGTGGTCATGAGATTCATTCCAAAACTGCAATTCGGCATATggaaaaatgtttcaacaaaTACGAGAGTCAGGCAAGCTTTGGCAGCATTTTCAAGACACGAATTGACGGCAATTCAATGTTCTGTGATTTCTACAATCCGGCTAGCAAGACATACTGCAAACGTTTACGAGTGTTATGCCCAGAACACTGCAAGGACCCAAAAATTAATGATACGGACGTCTGTGGTTGCCCTTTAGTACGCAATGTATTTGAATTAACAGGAGAATTTTGCCG aGCACCAAAGAAATCTTGCTTCAAACATTATGTATGGGAAAAAATACGACGTGCAGAAATTGATCTTGAACGAGTACGACAGTGGTTAAAAATGGACGAACTCGTCGAACAGGAACGTCTAATTCGTCAGGCAATGGCATCACGAGCCGGAGTGCTGGGACTAATGCTGCACTCAACGTACAATCATGAAATCATGGAAAAGTTATGTGCTGGTAAATTTTAG